In Heterodontus francisci isolate sHetFra1 chromosome 46, sHetFra1.hap1, whole genome shotgun sequence, a single window of DNA contains:
- the LOC137356775 gene encoding probable G-protein coupled receptor 139, with product MGLDAGYRYGGREVNLLAIGILSWGKCGLSTCTNRYLVAMAMADLLSIITDVILWRIIFNNFPGTFLDITPVCSIIAVLLCAATDCSVWFTVVFSIDRFVAICCQKLKTKYCTGKTATVILTTTCILLCLENVPFYFAYEPAEIIGNIPWGCNVKPTWFTEPGWVGFSWFGTVLTPLLPFIVILFCNALTVRHILVASRVRKGLRGQSKGENRSDPEMQSRKKSAILLFTISGSFILLWLLNVIEFIYYTVTGTDIGHYSDSEHIFRQVGWMLRNVSCCTNTFIYVATQSKFRQQLKSAVKYPVISIVQLLNKQIN from the exons ATGGGGCTGGACGCAGGCTACAGGTATGGTGGACGGGAGG ttaatttactggcgattggtatcctgtcctggggaaagtgtggactctccacctgcacaaatcgctacctggtggctatggcaatggcggatctactctccattatcactgatgtcatactCTGGCGGATCATTTTTAATAATTTCCCGGGAACattcctggatatcacccctgtgtgtagtattATCGCTGTTCTGCTTTGTGCAGCCACTGACTGTTCAGTGTGGTTCACCGTCGTTTTCTccattgatcgatttgtggccatttgttgccagaagctgaaaacaaaatattgcaccgggaAAACTGCGACGGTGATTctaacaacaacctgcattctactTTGTTTAGAAAACGTCCCCTTCTACTTTGCATATGAGCCTGCGGAGATAATTGGCAATATACCCTGGGGCTGTAATGTAAAGCCAACCTGGTTCACagagcctggatgggtgggattttcctggtttggtacggttttaaccccattgctcccattcattGTAATTCTGTTTtgcaatgctctgacagtcagacacattttagtggccagtcgagtccgtaaaggactgaggggtcagagcaagggagagaatcgcagtgacccagagatgcagAGCAGAAAGAAATCtgcgattttactcttcaccatatctggcagcttcatactcctGTGGTTGTTAAATGTTATAGAATTCATATATTATACCGTTACAGGAACTGATATCGGACATTATAGTGATTCAGAACATATATTTcgacaagtcggatggatgctgcggaatgtaagttgctgcacaaacacgtttATTTATGTGGCAACACAATCCAAGTTCAGACAGCAGCTCAAGAgtgcagtgaaatatccagttataTCAATTGTTCAATTACTGAATAAACAAATTAATTGA